Genomic segment of Streptosporangium sp. NBC_01755:
GCCCGCCTCTTGACCCTCGCCACCTCCTCGCGCCACTCCACCAGGCGCGGGCAGGCCCTGCAGACCGACTCCGCGGCCGTGAGCTCCGCGAGGGTGCCGCTCCCCTCCGCGAGCCTGCGCACCTCGGCGGGGTCGTGGGCGACGGGGGTGTCGGGTCGGGCGGGATCATCGGGCCAGCCGGATCCAGGAGGAACATAGGTCATGCGTTCGATGGTGCCCGACACCGGGAGCCGCGGTGCCCACACCGTGCGGCCCGCCTCCCGCCCGCCCTGTCCCGGGCGGGCGGGGCGATACAGGGCGGCGGTGCAGGGCAGGGCGGCGGAGTGGGGCGGGGCAGGACAGGACAGGGCGGCGGAGTGGGGCGGGGAGCGGGAAAAGGGCGGGGCGGGGCGGCGGAGCAGGGCGGGAAAGCGACAGGCGGCGCCCGCTGGATGCGGGCGCCGCCTGTCTCACTCCGGACGCGCCCGGCGGCAGCCGCCGGGCGCGCTGTCGCGACCTGTCAGGTCATCAGGCGCTGGGAGTGGAGGTGGAGGTGGGGGTGGGAGTAGGAGTCGGGGCGGGCGTGCAGGAGACCTTGCCCACCGCGATGCCACTCGTCGGGCCGTCGTAGATCTCGATCGCACGCTTGGCGTAGCCGGACGTCGAGGCGGTCCAGGTGTCGGTCACACTCTGGCTCTGCGGGCCGTGACCGCTGAAGTAGACGCTCTGCCAGTCGCCCGCGACACCGTCGCGGATCCAGCGGTACTTCACAGAGCCACGGACGTGCGAAGCGCTGATCGTGCCGGTGAACGTACGGGTCACCGGGCAGGTGCCGACGTAGTCGGTCGGGGCGCTGACGTAGGTCGAGATCTTCGGCGACGTGTCCTTGCACCAGATCTTGAAGTAGGCGCGGTTGGACGAGGTCTCGACCGGGCTGAGGATCTCCAGCGAGGCCCAGCCCCTGAAGTCGTCACGGGGCCTGATCACGTGGTAGACCTTGCGCGAGCCGTCGACGCGAACGGCGTCACGGTCGACGACGCGGCCGTTGACGACCCACTGGTAACGCACCCAGCGGCTGTCGGAGGTGGTGATCCGGCCGATCAGGGCAGCCTTGCAGTTGCCCTCGTCGACCCACACCTGCGCACCGACGCCGGGCCTGACGACCTCGTGGTCATCCTCGCCCGCGCCACAGGAGACCGAGAAGTAGCCCTTCGCGGAGGTGGCGGCACGCGGAGCCAGGAGCTGGATGGCCTGCCAGCCCTTGACGTCGCCCTTGAAGGTCGCCTTCTCCTTGACGGTGAAGCTCTTGACGCCCTTGCCGCGGAAGGTGAAGGTCTTGACCTTGCCCTTGGATCCGTCTCCGCGCAACCACCGGTAGGCGACGGTGGTCTTGGCCTTGACGGCCTTCACCTTGATCTTCGAGGAGAAGGTCACCTTGACCGGGCACTCACCCTCGTACTTCGAGGGAGACGCCTTGGGAGTGCCCGCCCACACCGCGGGCTTCGGCTTGGCGGCGGCCGAGACCGCCTGGCCCGACCCACTGGCCGCCGCTGCGGGCGTGGCCAGCATGCCTACTGCCATGGTTGCCAGCATGGCCGCGCCGGCTCCTGCTGCGGCTAGCTTCCTTGCTAGTCCGGACTTCATGAGGGGATGCTCCGTTCGTTGGGAAGCAAGATTCGCTCCGGAGACGGTTGCCGTCCCGGCAACAGCTGTGCCGGGCCCACGGCAAAGTCTCACTAAAGCTTCTTTACCTAACCATAAACGGGAAGCTTTTCTCAATACTCCCTAAACGGGTGAATTGTCTAGGTCTTGTTATGATTTGGCAGCAGACCACGCGATGCCGTCGAGGATGTCGCGCTCGCTGGCGACCACCTCGCCAAAACCGAACCGGGTCACTATCCGGTCGAGGATGAGCGCGCCCGCCCCGATCACGTCGACCCTGCCGGGGTGCATGACCGGAATCGCCGCCCGTCGCCCGACTGTCATTCCAAGCAGGCTGTCGGCGATGTCATGCACCTGACCTGCCGAAATTCGCGAGTGGTGAATTTTCTGCGAATCATATTCAGGCAGCCCAAGGGCTATTCCGGCGACCGTGGTAACGGAGCCGGCGAGCCCGACCAGCGTCAGTGCCCGTTCCACCGGCACCTCGGCCGCGACCCGGTCGAGCGCGTCGTCGATGTCGGCGGTCACCGCCTCGATCGCCTTCGCCGACGGCGGGTCACCCGCGCCGCGCAGGTGACGCTCGGTCAACCGGACACACCCGATGTCGACGGAGAACGCGGCCTCCACATGCGTCGAACCGAGCACGAACTCGGTCGAGCCGCCACCGATGTCGACCACGAGGTACGGGGGGCGGGTGCCGTCGGGCGCGGGCAGTCCCGTCTCGGGCGAGAACCGCACCAGCTCGCGGGTGGCCCCGACGAACGACAGCTCCGCCTCCTCGACGCCCGTGATCACCTCCGGCTCGACGCCGAAGATCTCGCGTACACCGTCCACGAAGTCCTGCCGGTTGGCGGCGTCCCTCGTCGCGCTGGTGGCGACCACGCGGACCGAGGTGGCCGCGTGCCGATCGATGAGCTCGGCATAGCCGCGCATGGCGGTGAACGTGCGCTCCAGGGCGTCCGTCGCCAGCCTGCCGGTCTCGTCGACCCCCTGCCCCAGCCGGACGATCTCCATTCGGCGCTCGACGTCGATCAGCCTGTCCCTGCCGACCTCGGCGATGAGCAGGCGGACGGAGTTGGTACCGCAGTCGATCGCGGCGACGCGGATCACTTGCTCTCCTCTATGTCTTCGACTTCCACACATGGCCCGGCGGCCCACCACTCGCCGAGCGCGTCGAGGGCCTCACGGCCGAAGGGATTGCTCCCCGGCACCGCGAGCTCGTGCCCGACCAGGGCGTGCAGGCATTTGACCCGGGTGGGCATGCCCCCGGTGCTCTGCATGTCGCGGGGCAACGGTTCCAGGCCGCCCGCGGCGGCCGCCTTGTCACGGCGCGCCACGTAGTCCTCGTGAGCGGCCCGGTACGCCTCGGCCAGCTCCGGATCATCGGTGAGTCTGGCCTGCATCTCCCGCATCATCCCCGAGGTCTCCAGCGTGCCGATGGCCGAGGCGGCCCTGGGACACGTGAGGTAGAACAGGGTCGGGAAGGGCGATCCGTCCGGCAGTCTCGGGGCGGTCTCGACGACATCGGGCAGCCCGCACGGGCAGCGGTGCGCCACCCCCCGCAGTCCTCGCGGCGCCCGGCCGAGCTGTCGCTCCACCGCCGCCACGTCGCGGTCATCAACCATTCGTGACACCCCCAAAAGATGACAACCAGGGTATCCGCGTCACCCGGCGGCCCTGGCCGCCTTCTGTCCCCCACCGCTGTCGGCGACCTTGACCGAGTCCCACAGCGTCTCGTACCACGGCGGCCTGGCGACGGCCTTCCGCCCACCGGTCGTGCCCCTACCCGGCGAGGGCTGCTCGCCCATGACGACGTAGCACTTCTGCCCGGGGTCGCAGTAGAAAAGCCGCTCCCTGCCCTGCCGCTTGATGAAACCGGGGTCCAGGAGCTGCTTGTGGCGGTCGTCCAGGGCTTTGATCGCGGCGATCTCCCTGGCCTTCTCCTGCTCCAGCTGGGCGATCTGGCGGCGCTGGGCGACGTACTCCCTGATGGGGTAGGCGAGGCTCATGGCGATCGCGCACACCACGATCGCGAGGACCGCGGCCCGTCCCGTCAACTGCGGCCGTGTCGCCATGCGCCCCTCCTCGTCCACACGTTCTCGCGGCGCCGTCCACCGTGCCCCGTACGGCGGCTCCGACACCGGCGGATGCCGATCTCCGCACATCGGGAACGCCGGACCGCAGCCGGCGTTCCCGATGTGCGCCCGCGCTCGGCACGGGTACGAGCCGCCAGAAGAAACTACCGCTGGAAGCGGGGGAAGGCCGCCCGACCCGCGTAACGGGCCGCGTCGTCCAGAAGCTCCTCGATGCGGAGCAACTGGTTGTACTTGGCCACCCGGTCGGAGCGGGCCGGGGCGCCGGTCTTGATCTGGCCGCAGTTGGTGGCCACGGCGAGGTCGGCGATCGTGGTGTCCTCGGTCTCGCCGGAGCGGTGGCTCATCATGCAGCGGTAACCGCTTCGGTGGGCCAGGTCCACCGCGTCGAGGGTCTCGGTCAGGGTGCCGATCTGGTTGACCTTGACCAGCAGCGCGTTGGCGGTTCCCTCGGCGATGCCGCGGGCCAGGCGCTCGGGGTTGGTCACGAACAGGTCGTCACCGACCAGCTGGACCTTGTCGCCGAGGGCGCGGGTGATGGCGTTCCAGCCCTCCCAGTCGCTCTCGTCCAGCGGGTCCTCGATGGAGACCAGCGGGTAGTTCGCGACCAGGTCCTCGTAGAAGGCGATCAGCTCGGTGGCGGACAGGCCCTTGCCGTCGATGGTGTAGACGCCGTCCGAGTGGAACTCGGAGGCGGCCACGTCGAGGGCCAGACCGATGTCCTCGCCGGGCACGTACCCGGCCCTCTCGATGGCGACCAGGATCAGGTCGAGCGCGTCGCGGTTGGAGGGCAGGTTCGGGGCGAAGCCGCCCTCGTCGCCGAGACCGGTGGCGTAGCCCTTCTCCTTCAGCACCGCCTTGAGGGCGTGGTAGACCTCGGTGCCCATCCGCACGGCCTCCCGGAACGTCTCCGCCCCGATCGGGGCGATCATGAATTCCTGGATGTCGACGTTGGTGTCGGCGTGCGCGCCGCCGTTCAGGATGTTCATCATCGGCACCGGCAGCACGTGCGCGTTCGGCCCGCCCAGGTAACGGAAGAGCGGCAGCTCGGCGCTGTCCGCGGCCGCCTTGGCCACGGCGAGCGAGACGCCCAGGATCGCGTTGGCGCCCAGGCGTGCCTTGTTGGGCGTGGCGTCCAGGTCGATCATGACCTGGTCGATGCTGCGCTGCTCGGCGGCGTCGAACCCGAGGATCTCGTCGGCGATCTCGTCGGTCACACCGAGAACCGCCTTCTCCACGCCCTTGCCGCCGTAGCGCTCATCGCCGTCACGGAGCTCGACAGCCTCGAACTGGCCGGTGGACGCGCCGCTGGGAACCGCGGCGCGCCCCTGGCTGCCGTCGTCCAGGAGGATGTCGACCTCGACCGTCGGGTTACCCCGGGAGTCAAGGATCTCTCGGGCGGTAACGCCCTCGATGGAAGCCACGAAGCGCTCCTAAAGTCGCAGGACAGTTTGCCTCGGAAGCCTATCGAGATCTATGTGCAGGTACGGTGACCGGGATACCGCCGAACAATGTTCGCGCAATTTCCATATGAGGACCCGAAGGCGCTCCGCCGCCGACATCAGGACCCGCCCGGCGCTCAGCTCCCACCGGAGACTGGACTGAGAAGACCATCCCAAGGAGCCCCCTGAGGACGCGCCCCGCGCTTCTCCCTTAGGGGGACTACCCGTGAGGCCGCGCCGGCGACTGGACTGAGGAGAGGGAAGGAGCCGGATAAGAGCGGCCTCCCTCGACAAGGGAAGGAGCCGGATAAGAGCGGCCTCACCGCGACGCGTTAGCGTCGCCATTGGCACGCACCTGGTCGCGGTAGGCGCGGGCGACGGCGCGCAACTCGGCCTCGGGGTCGAGACCGGCCGCCTGCCCCTGCCGTACGAGCTCGAAGAGCTTCGCTCCCAGGCCGTCGGCGGGCACCCCCTCGGGAAGGTCCGCGGAAGCTCCGGCGCGCTCGGCGCGGCGCAGGAGCTGCGCGACGAGGGAGAGCGCGGGCTGGCCCATCGGAACGCCGTCGACCACCGAGCCGGGATCACCGCCGCTCTTGGCCGCGCGCTCGGCCGCCTTGATGGTCTCCCAGTTGGCGCTGACCTCGCCCGCACCCTCCACCCGGGTGTCGGCGAAGACGTGCGGGTGACGGCGGACGAGCTTGGCGACGATCCCGTCGGCCACGTCGTCGACGTCGAACCCGTCCGGCCGCTCCCGGGCGACCCGCGCGTGGAAGGCCACCTGGAGGAGCAGGTCGCCCAACTCCTCGCGCAGCGCCGCGTGGTCGCCCTCCTCGATGGTCTCCAGCACCTCGTAGGCCTCCTCGATGAGGTACGGGGCCAGGGACTCGTGGGTCTGCCGGGCGTCCCACGGGCATTCGACCCGTAGCCGGTCCATCACCGAGACCAGGTCGAGCAGCCGCGCGCCCGGCAGGTCGTACGAGCCCGGCAAGACCTCGATCACCGGCGGGTCCTCGAGCGCCACGGCGGCGT
This window contains:
- a CDS encoding FtsB family cell division protein, giving the protein MATRPQLTGRAAVLAIVVCAIAMSLAYPIREYVAQRRQIAQLEQEKAREIAAIKALDDRHKQLLDPGFIKRQGRERLFYCDPGQKCYVVMGEQPSPGRGTTGGRKAVARPPWYETLWDSVKVADSGGGQKAARAAG
- a CDS encoding MazG family protein, whose protein sequence is MSLIIVTTSPRVAPGLLGHRAWQVLAEGPVRTGAADHPHLPYLAEAGIDVEVVACDPAALVREAVAATVVWLEADEALMRSIGHAAVALEDPPVIEVLPGSYDLPGARLLDLVSVMDRLRVECPWDARQTHESLAPYLIEEAYEVLETIEEGDHAALREELGDLLLQVAFHARVARERPDGFDVDDVADGIVAKLVRRHPHVFADTRVEGAGEVSANWETIKAAERAAKSGGDPGSVVDGVPMGQPALSLVAQLLRRAERAGASADLPEGVPADGLGAKLFELVRQGQAAGLDPEAELRAVARAYRDQVRANGDANASR
- a CDS encoding DUF501 domain-containing protein; amino-acid sequence: MVDDRDVAAVERQLGRAPRGLRGVAHRCPCGLPDVVETAPRLPDGSPFPTLFYLTCPRAASAIGTLETSGMMREMQARLTDDPELAEAYRAAHEDYVARRDKAAAAGGLEPLPRDMQSTGGMPTRVKCLHALVGHELAVPGSNPFGREALDALGEWWAAGPCVEVEDIEESK
- a CDS encoding Ppx/GppA phosphatase family protein — translated: MIRVAAIDCGTNSVRLLIAEVGRDRLIDVERRMEIVRLGQGVDETGRLATDALERTFTAMRGYAELIDRHAATSVRVVATSATRDAANRQDFVDGVREIFGVEPEVITGVEEAELSFVGATRELVRFSPETGLPAPDGTRPPYLVVDIGGGSTEFVLGSTHVEAAFSVDIGCVRLTERHLRGAGDPPSAKAIEAVTADIDDALDRVAAEVPVERALTLVGLAGSVTTVAGIALGLPEYDSQKIHHSRISAGQVHDIADSLLGMTVGRRAAIPVMHPGRVDVIGAGALILDRIVTRFGFGEVVASERDILDGIAWSAAKS
- the eno gene encoding phosphopyruvate hydratase — protein: MASIEGVTAREILDSRGNPTVEVDILLDDGSQGRAAVPSGASTGQFEAVELRDGDERYGGKGVEKAVLGVTDEIADEILGFDAAEQRSIDQVMIDLDATPNKARLGANAILGVSLAVAKAAADSAELPLFRYLGGPNAHVLPVPMMNILNGGAHADTNVDIQEFMIAPIGAETFREAVRMGTEVYHALKAVLKEKGYATGLGDEGGFAPNLPSNRDALDLILVAIERAGYVPGEDIGLALDVAASEFHSDGVYTIDGKGLSATELIAFYEDLVANYPLVSIEDPLDESDWEGWNAITRALGDKVQLVGDDLFVTNPERLARGIAEGTANALLVKVNQIGTLTETLDAVDLAHRSGYRCMMSHRSGETEDTTIADLAVATNCGQIKTGAPARSDRVAKYNQLLRIEELLDDAARYAGRAAFPRFQR